Part of the Caldalkalibacillus thermarum genome, ACTTAATGTAGAAAAAGAGCAGGCCGAGAAGCTTGTACGTCGTTACGGCAGTAACATTAGGCATATTATCGGCTATTTGAAGCGTATGGGGGTTCAAGAGCCAGAAGTCGTGGTGTTAGATCCGGCAGAAGGGAAGCAGAAAATTGACCCAGTGCTTAAAGCCGAATTATGCTACTGCGTGCAACACGAAATGACGGTCTATGCTGAGGATTATCTGATCCGGCGCACAGGAGCTGCTTATTTCGATAAAGATACCTATGTTGCCCTTTATCCCGTAGTTAATGAATTGCTGAACTCGCCATCTCTTTCTTGCCAAGTCATAAGCTAGTAAGCGGGCCCAGTATCAAGGCCCGCTTATTTTACAGATGAAAACTTTAATCTGTGGTCATGGTGCCGCTTGCTGAACCTGTCTTCCCTGTGAACACAATAGAGAGGATATGAAATATTATGGCGAAAAAACAAATAATCTAACGAAAATGTTTGAAGAATGTCGGTCTTGACAAAATTAACCGGAAAAAAACGCTTGCAAAATGACTAACTATCCATTATAGTTGTTTATGTCAAATGTACACAAAATTAAAAACAAGATTAGGGGGTAATTGAATGAAATTTAATCGCAAATGGCTGTGGCTTGCTGTCCTGGTCCTCACTGTAGGGACGGTGTTGGCTGCCTGTGGCGGCGGTGAAGAGCCCGCTCCTGAAGATACGGAGGGACAGGGAGAAGGGCAAGCCGCTGAAACTCCCGCAGCCGGTGGGGATTTGAAAATTGCAGTGATGTCTGATGCTGTGTCTTTGGACCCGCATGGATCCAATGACAACCCATCTAGTAATGTAACTAGCCAAATCTATGAAACGTTGTTCGTCCGGGACAAAAACGGGGAAATTCAACCCTGGCTTGCTGAAAGCTATGAACAAGTAGATGACGTGACCTGGCATTTTAAATTGCGTGAAGGCATCACTTTCAGCGACGGCACTCCGTTTAATGCCGAAGCGGTAAAAGTCAACCTGGAGCGTATCCTTGACCCTGAATTGGGTTCTCCGCGTGCCTTCATTTTCGACGGCTGGCTGGAAGAAGTCAATGTGCTCGATGAGTACACTGTTGAAATCAAAACCGCCTATCCATTCTCTCCGATTCTGGCTCACTTTACCCACTCTGCCGGACAAATGATCAGCCCGGCTGCTATTGAGGCTGAGCAAAACGGGGAAACAACGATTGCTACTAACCCGGTTGGCACAGGTCCGTTTGTGCTGGAAAGATGGGAATCTGGCCAGGAAATCGTCTTAAAGCGTAATGAGAACTATTGGGGTGAGCCGCCTAAAGTGGACACGGTGACCTTTACCGTTGTGCCAGAAGATTCCACCCGTCTGGCTATGCTGGAAACTGGAGAGGTGCATATTGTTGAGCCTGTACAGCCCAATGATGTGGCTCGGGTGGAAAGTTCTTCCAATATGGAACTTTATCGGACTGACAGTGTCAGCTTAACCTACATCAGCTTTAATACTCAAAAGGAACCATTCAACGACGTGCGCGTGCGTCAAGCCATCTCTATGGCCATTAACAAAGAAGAAATCATCGAAGGCGTCGTTAATGGTATTGGTATTCCTGCTGCTGGCCCGTTGGCTCCCACTGTCTTCGGCTATCATGAAGGGTTAGAGCAGCTTGAGTATAACCCTGAAAAAGCAAAAGAGCTGTTGGCTGAAGCTGGCTATCCAGACGGATTTAAAACCACGATTTGGACCAACGATAACCAAATCAGGGTAGACATCGCTGAAGTTGTTCAAGCCCAATTGAAAGAAGTTGGCATTGAAGTGGACATTGAGGTGCTGGAATGGGGCGCTTACCTGGAAAAAACGGCTAACGGTGAACATGACATGTTTATCCTTGGCTGGGTCACTGTAACAGCTGATGCTGACTACGGCACCTATGCCTTGTTCCACAGCAACAACCACGGGGATCCTGGTAACCGATCCTTCTATACCAATGAAGAAGTAGATGCGATGCTTGATCAAGCCCGCCAGGAAACGGATGAGGCTACCCGCTTAGAGCTGTATAAACAAATTCAGGAGTACCTGGTTGATGAAGCCCCGATGATCTACCTCTATCATCCAGAATATCTGATCGGCTTATCACCCAAGGTGAACGGCTTCTGGTATTCTCCTGATGGCATTATGCATCTGAGAGAAGTATCTATTGAAGAATAATGGTTAGACAAGTGGATAGCACACAGGTGTAAACCCACTATTGTAGAGATAAAAAGGGTTGTATCTTGTCCAAGTGCAACCCTTTTTATCATGTGTTTTTATCATGTATACTAGGATTTCGAGCGTCAAATGTGATGAAGAAAGGGTGAACACACATGACTCAACCAGATGCCAGTCAGACAAACAGCACAGCAGCCCCAGGCCCTACTTCTCCCCCTAAAGTTGGACAAACTCCCTTTAAAAACTGGAAACTCTTCTACAAAAAGCTGAGCAAAAATAAAGCGGCCATGGCTGGCGGCATATTAATTGTCATTTTAGTTATTATTGCCTTATTCCCGTCATTGTTTGCCACCCATGACCCTTTGGCTCAAAATTTGCAAAATAAGTTGGCCAAACCTTCCTCAGAGCATTGGCTGGGTACTGATCACCTGGGCCGGGATATTTACAGCCGGATTATTTATGGCACCCAAATTACCTTGTACGTGGGCTTTGTTTCTGTGCTGATCGGCGCCTTTTTCGGTGTCCTTCTAGGCATTATTTCCGGATATTATGGTGGCTGGATTGACGCATTGATTATGCGAATCATGGATGTTTTGCTGGCTTTTCCAGGCATCCTTTTGGCGTTGGCCATTGTCAGTGCACTAGGGCCCGATATGATCAACGTCATTATTGCTGTGGCCATTTTTGCAGTGCCCACTTTTGCCCGTATTGTCCGGGGCTCCACATTGGCCGTGCGCAAGATGGAGTACATTGAGGCCATCCGTGCGCTGGGAGCAAGGGATGGGAAAATTATTTTTCAACATATTTTGCCCAATGTCATGTCGCCGATCATCGTTCAAGGGACTCTGTATATTGCCTCAGCCATTTTGATTGCCAGCGGTTTGTCTTTCCTTGGATTGGGAGCCCAGCCACCCACACCTGAATGGGGAGCCATGCTGGCCGGCGGAAGAAACTATATTTGGGATGCCCCCCATGTCTCCCTGTACCCGGGAATTGCCATAGTTGTTAGTGTGCTGGCCTTTAACTTGTTAGGCGATGGCTTGAGAGATGCCCTTGATCCCAGAATGAAAAACTAGATGACGAGGTGTACACAATGTTAGTCTATATTGTCCGCAGGATCCTGCAAACCATTCCGGTTTTGATGGGCGTTGTGTTGGTGGTTTTGCTCTTGATGCATCTCATTCCGGGCGACCCCGCTCAGATTATTGCCGGGGAAAGTGCTTCTCCAGAGCGGGTAGAGCAGATGAGGGAGCGTTTGGGCTTAAATGACCCCTTACACATTCAATACCTGAAATATTTAGGTAATGCCGTTCGGGGGGATTTGGGTGAATCCATCCGTTCCGGTCGTCCCGTGACTGAGGAAATTTTTAACTCACGGTTCAGAACCACGGTTGAACTGGCTGTTATCGGTACGCTGCTCAGCATTTTTATCGGTCTTATTGCTGGTATTATCTCAGCTGTTAAACGTTATTCAGTATGGGATGTCAGCGTTATGCTCATCGCCTTATTTGGATTATCCATGCCTAACTTCTGGCTGGGAATTATGCTCATTCTTTGGTTTAGTGTGAATCTGGGCTGGTTCCCTGTTGCTGGATGGGGGACATGGCAGCATATGGTCTTACCCGCCATTACCCTGGGAACGGCTGGTGCGGCTATAATTGCCCGTATGACCCGTTCCAGTATGCTAGAAGTGATCAACCAGGATTATATTCGTACGGCCCGGGCCAAAGGGGTAAAAGAGGCGGTTGTGATTTATAAACACGCTTTGCGCAATGCCCTTATTCCGGTCGTAACCGTTGTTGGCTTGCAGTTTGGTTCCCTGTTGGGAGGAGCAGTGTTAACCGAGGTCGTGTTTGCCATTAATGGTATGGGGCGTCTCATCGTAGATGCAATCTATGCCCGGGACTTTCCAGTTGTTCAAGGTACAGTTCTGGTTGCTTCCGTGTTGTTTGTTTTGGTCAACCTGCTGGTGGACATATCCTACCGACTGCTTAATAAACGGGTGGAATTGAACTAGGAAGGACGGTGAACAGGGATGGGCGTCAAAAGCGGAACCCCCATTCTGGAAGTGAAAAATCTCAAGACCTCTTTTTTTACTGAGGAAGGAGAAGTGAAAGCGGTCGACGGGGTCAGCTTCTCAATAGAAAAAGGAAAAACATTGGGGATCGTCGGGGAATCGGGATGTGGTAAGAGTATTACCTCTTTGTCCATTATGCGCCTCTTGCCCCAGCCGGCAGGTAAAATTGTAGGTGGAGAAATCTGGTTTAAAGGAGAAAATCTGCTGGAGAAATCGGATAAGGAATTCCGTCACATTCGTGGAAAGCATATCTCCATGATCTTTCAGGAGCCAATGACCTCCCTTAATCCTGTGTTTACCGTGGGAGACCAGATTGCTGAGACGATCCGTATCCACGAAAAGAAAAGCAAAAAAGAGGCCTGGGAGAAAGCGGTCGAGATGCTGAAGCTGGTGGGCATCCCTTCTCCAGAAAAACGGGCCAGGCAATATCCCTTTGAATTGTCCGGGGGGATGCGCCAGCGGGTGATGATTGCCATCGCCTTGGCTTGCAGCCCGGAGCTTTTGATCGCGGATGAGCCCACCACGGCACTGGACGTCACCATTCAGGCGCAAATCCTGGAGCTGATAAAAAAGCTGCAGGAAGAGCTGGGAACGACCATTATCATGATTACCCATGACCTTGGGGTTGTGGCCGAGATGTGCGATAAAGTGGCTGTTATGTACGCGGGTAAAGTGGTGGAGTATGCGGATGTCTACACCCTGTTTGAAAATCCGAAACATCCGTACACTATGGGTTTGTTAGAGTCACTGCCCCGCCATGACGAAGACCAGGAAGAGCTGGCCGTCATCAAAGGCTCAGTGCCGAGTCCGTTTAACATGCCCAAGGGCTGCCGTTTTGCACCCCGCTGTCCCCATGCCAAACCGATGTGTTTCGATCATCTGCCCGAACTTCAAACCATGGAGGACGGCAACCAGGTTCGCTGCTGGATCTATACGGACAAGTGGGATGAACAGAAGGAGGTGGCCACAAAATGAGTAAAGCCCCGCTGCTTCAAGTGGAGAATCTGAAACAATATTTCCCGATTAAAGGTGGTATATTCGGACGCACCATTAATTACGTCAAAGCGGTGGATGATATCAGCTTCCACGTCAATGAGGGTGAAACGGTCAGTGTCGTTGGCGAATCGGGGTGCGGCAAATCAACTACGGGGCGTGCCATCCTCCGTTTGGAAGAGCCCACCGCAGGGAGAGTGATTTTTCAAGGACAAGATTTGCTTAAATTAAGCAAGACGGAGATGCGTAAAAAACGCAAGGATTTGCAGATCATTTTCCAAGACCCATTTGCTTCCCTTAACCCAAGGCAGACAGTGCGTCAAATTTTGGAAGAAGCTTTGGCTATTCAAAATGTGGTCCCGCGCAACCAGCGGCGCCAGCGTGTCATTGAGTTACTGGAAATGGTAGGCTTAAATGCAGATCAGGCCGACCGTTATCCCCATGAATTTAGCGGTGGCCAGAGACAACGAATCGGCATTGCCCGCGCCTTGTCTGTTGAACCCAAACTGGTGATCTGTGATGAAGCTGTCTCGGCCTTGGACGTGTCCGTTCAGGCTCAGGTGCTCAATCTGTTAAAAAAATTGCAGCGTGAATTTAATTTGACCTATCTGTTTATTTCCCATGATATGGGTGTAGTCCGTCATATCTCAGACCGGATTATTGTGATGTACCTGGGTAAAATCGTAGAAATGGGAGATAAGCAATCACTCTTTGAAAACCCGCAGCATCCCTATACCCGGGCGCTGTTATCTGCCATTCCGGTGGCTGATCCGAGACGGAAGAAAGAGCGGATCATTCTTAAGGGCGATGTGCCCTCACCGATTGATCCCCCTCAAGGCTGCCGCTTCCACACCCGCTGTCCCTTTGTGATGGACCGCTGTAAAACGGAGGCGCCGCCGATGCATAAACTGGGCCCGCAGCATGAGGCTGCCTGTCATCTGCTGGAGGAAGGCCCGGTCGATTACAGCCAATTGCTGAAAGAGATCAAGATTTCCTAACCTGTGCTCATCTCAAGGGATGTTAAGTATCTCAAGGGATGTTAAGTAATGATATGATAGATCATGACAATGATCAACGGCCGCAGTTCCGTTGCTATACGGAGTTGCGGCTTATTTTTCACTTTACAGTTGATGACTTGTCAAGCTGGGAAAAATAAGAAACAATAAGGATAGTACTGAAGGGAAAGGTTGGTAGAGCATGCGTCCTCTTTTGCAAGTCGAGCACGTCACAGGCGGGTATACGGCAACGAAACCCGTCATACATGACATCAGTTTTGACATTAATGCAGGAGAAATTGTCTCGCTTATTGGACTGAACGGTGCCGGAAAAAGCACCACCATTAAGCATATCCTGGGACTTCTCTCGCCTCATGAGGGCTCCATTATGATTGATGGCTGTAGCTTCAAGGATGATCCAGACCGTTACCGCTCTTTGTACAGCTATATCCCTGAATCCCCTGTTTATTATGAGGAACTGAACTTGTGGGAACATCTGGAACTGGCGGCGATGGCGTATGGCCTGGACCGGTTGACCTTTGAAAAGCGGGCTGAACATTTATTGCAAGAGTTTCGCATGGAGAAAAAGAAGCATCAATTTCCCGCTCAGTTCTCCAAGGGGATGAAACAAAAGTTGATGATTATGATGGCCTTTCTGGTACAACCCAAACTGTATATTGTGGACGAGCCTCTCCTGGGGCTTGACCCGCTGGGCATCCGCTCTTTGCTGGAATGGCTGGTGGCTTGCAAGGAAAAAGGGGCGGGGATTTTAATGTCGACCCATATTTTAGCCACCGCTGAACGTTACTGTGACCGTTTTGTCATTATCCATGAGGGGCGCATCCGTGCCAAGGGCACCCTTGAGGAATTGCGCCAGATGAGCGGGATGCCTGCAGCCAGCCTGGATGATATTTATCTTACACTGACTGAGGTTGATGAAAGATGAAGAAAGCAGTCACTCAAGCTTCAAAACGTACCAGTACTGCCTCTGGTGCTGACCAGAACGAGCGCATGTTTCTGGATGTGGAGCAATTAGCCAGGAATCGGATTCAAGAATTTGTGACCGAAGCGGTTCGTTATTGGCAGCTGATTGCCTCGAGCGGTTTGCTGTTTACTGTGGTCGTGCTCTTAATTATCGGCATGATTTATTATGATCAGATTGTAGCTTGGATCCCGGACTGGATGCCCATGGGCTTCATTTATGCCGTTGTGTTTTGCTGGCTTGTTGCTCGGGCTCCCCAGCGTCATTTTTTGCATGAGGCCGATCTGATTTTTCTCACCCCTGTGGAGAGCCGGATGGACGATTATTTCCGGCACACATACCGCTATAACCTCATGTTACAAAGCGCTGCTGTCGTCGTTACATCAATCTTGCTTTACCCCTTTTGGCGGGATACGGTAGCCGCGGCAGAGCAGCCGGTCTGGGTCTATTTTTTGATCCCCTTGGTTTTAAAAGGGTGGAATTTTTCTTCCCATTGGAACATGTTGCGTCATATGGACGAACGTAAAGTGGAGATTCACCGGGGATTAAGAATCTTGTTCAGCTTTATTTTCCTGTTATGGTGGTTTTACCAGGGGCCTGCTTGGCTGTTGCCAATGCTGGTCTTGCCGCTAGTGGCCTTTTTCTTATATGAGCGGAAAGTGGTCCGTTCCCATGGTTACCGCTGGATGCGTCTGTTGGAGCTGGAACGGAAACAGCTCAGCCGGTTTTATGCTTTCTGTCAGGCTTTTGTGGATGTGCCGCACATGGGAACTCGTGTCCGCAAACGGCCCTGGCTCAGCTATGTGACGGCCTTACTGCCCTTTAACAGGACTTCTGTCTATCGCTACTTATATCTCAAGACGTTTATCCGTGCCCAAGATTATTTGGGGATTTATGTCCGTTTGACTCTCATCGGGACAGTGATGATTTATGTGCTGAACGAAGTATGGGTGAAGGGGCTCGTTTATCTTTTGTTTCTGTTTGTAGCAGCGACTCAGTTGCAGGCGGTATGGACACATCATCAACAGCAGTTTTGGCACCAGCTGTTTCCCCTTTCCCACAGAGAGCAAAGGGACAGCTTCGTGTGGATGTGCCGGGTCGTGCTGGGGATGCAGGCACTCGTCATGTTTATGCCGATTCTTGTGTCCGGCTCTCTGATCTCTGTTCAGCTCATGATTTTAGCGGCAGCAACAGCTTTTATATACTTCTTCACACGGAGAATCGGCATGAGAATAAGTGCCCTTTAAGATGAAACAAAATAATTAAAACAAAAAAAAAGAGGCCTTGTCCCAGGCCTAATCTCAAAAGGTGAAGGTATGAGTAAACAATTGAGGTGATACACATCATTCCATGGTTAACCAACATTAAGCGCTGCGAATTGCTGTTAGGATTGCCATACCCATCCGCCTTCAGTTTGAACCAATACCCCTCTTTGTTCAACCTGACATTCAGGACAGGTATCCGTATAGGAATCGTATAGCTCATGAAACTCTTTGTGGCAATGGGGACATATTTTTGCCGAATTGTAGCGCTCAAACTTGATCATGGTTTCTCTCCTCTCCCTCCCAAGGTGTTAAATTTGTTGTTGTTTTTATTATATGTGTTATAACACAAAAGTTCAATATTAATTTTTGATATATAACAGATTTTTTGTAAAAAAGTGCTTCTGGCCAGCAAAAAGGAGACCTGCAGTACAGATCTCCTTCTTGCCAAATGAAGATGTCTTTACTTTTTCAGCGGTTGCCATGACCAGTATGTAAGGGAGCGCCACAACCACTCTGCCGGGCCATAACGGAAATGGCCTAACCATATGCGGCTAAAGCATACTTGCAACGGATAGAGGACGGCGGCGATGATCACCCACCAGACAGGGGCCACCTGATTATACAGGCCCAACCCATAGTTATAAAACAGGAGCGTACAGATGATAGACTGCAGCAAGTAATTGGTGAGCGCCATGCGGCCCACGGGAGCCAGGTAAGCCAGACGCCGTTGCCATCTTTGGCGGCGACAGAGCTGTAGCAGCGAGGTGATGTAGAAGAAACACAATCCAGGTCCGGCCACACACACACTGACAAAATGGAGCCATTGATAGAGGGTTAACCCGGTGTGTAGCATCTGTTGGTGACTGTAGACCTGCAACAGGGCAGCAGGTACACCAATACACAGACTTAACAGGCGGATGCGCCGGAACAGTGTTTCATGTTGATGCAGCTGTTGGTAGAACCGCCGTTTGCCCACATAAAGGCCTGTTAAAAACATGGCCAAAACAAGGGGAGCAACGAAAATGGAGTTGATGGCCATAAACAGATAATCAAACATACGCTGGGCCGTAATTTCCAGAAAGGTTCCGCTCCCGTAAGCAGCAATGGAGCGCTCAATATAGTGGTAAGCCGATTGCTCCCACTGGGGGTCACTAAATTCACCGCCAAAACCTGGAGCCAAGAGCAAGGTCACCACAACCACGGGCACTGCCCACAAACCCACGGCCCAAGCCAGAAGGGTTTTGGGAGAAGAGCGACGGAAAAACAGAAGGATAAAACTAAGAACCGAATAAAGCATGAGAATATCGCCGGCCCAAATGAAAAAGGCATGGATCATGCCAATTATGAAGAGCACCACCAATCTGCGGGTAAACAGGGGCAAAACCGAATAACCTTTGGCCTCTGCTCTCTCCATAAACAGGACAAAGCCTAAACCAAATAAGAAAGAAAACATGGTAAAAAATTTGGCTTCAGCAAAAAACTGAATGCCCCACAGCGCCAATTTATCCCCCAGACTTTCCCACTCATCTATTCCTGCCATTTGAATATAAACCACCGGCGAAGCGAAAAAAGCCATGTTGGCCAATAAAATCCCTAACAGGGCGAATCCGCGTATCTGATCCAATACTTCCAGGCGTTCCTGAGGTGAGGTGGGGTGGAGAGACATCTCTTGGTTCTCAACTCCTTGACGGGTCTACATGCAAAAGGAGAATGGTTGTCAACCACTCTCCTGTCATCATTTTTTAGTAGAGGCAAAAAAGTGACGTTATTTTCCAGCGGGTGGTGAAGAAGGTCTAATACTTACTGTCTGGATGGTGCTCAATACCCAAAAATTCCTCGATTCTCTTGGTCAGCTCCTGTGCGGTACTGGCCAGGTCGTAGTTGGGGATGGAGATGTCACACTTATCTTTATAGGCCATAATTTCTTCATAGTGGCTTAAGTGACGCTTAATCGTTTCGGGATCATCCCCCCGCTCAATTTGCCGTTGAATGACAGTGTCCCGGTCGGCATAAACAAAAATGGTTAAGGTTTTGGTAAATTCCCTTTTGAAAATTTCACATCCCTCTGGGCTTAAAATAGCAATTAAACTGCCCGCTTTTTCTAATAGATCTTGGCAATCTTGTTTGCGGATTCCGTAGTAGAAGCCGTCCATTTGAACCACTTCAATAAACTCACCAGCCCCTTGCATCTCTTTGAACGTATCTTCAGTTACAAAGTTGTATTCTTTGCCATCTGTTTCACGGGGAAGTTTAGGGCGGGTGGTATAGGAGGTGACCATTGGTATATGCAGCGTGACACCGATTGCATTAGCCAAAGTAAATCGTCCTGATCCGTCGGGTCCAACAAATAACAACGCTCTTCCTTCTAAGGGCATATGATCTCCTCCAATCAAGATGAATCATAAAAATTCTGACACTATCGTTCTAAGTATACCATTCTTTTAGCAAAAAAGATAGCCTTAAAGGAAAGATATGGGGATTTTTACGTTGATTTGTTATGATGATAAAAAGGGAGATGAACGGTGAGGAGAGATAGGCATGCAGATGGATGATGAGCATAACAAGGGTAAAAAAGGAGGAGCCTCCTCATGAAGACAAATAAATATTCATTTAAAACAGAAACAAGGGATACCAAACGCCTCTTTATCGCTCTGCCCCTCCCTTATGCAGTGCGCCAACATCTTAAGGAAAGGGCCAGTCAGTGCAAAAGACAATGGCCATTTAAAAAATGGGTGCATGTTGAGGATTATCATCTCACGCTCAAGTTTTTGGGCGACACGACCCTGACACGTCTACCGCGGCTGAACCGCTCCCTTGCTGAGATTGCCTCATGCTTTTCTCCCTTTAAATTGTCCCTGGAAAATCTGGGTGTCTTTGGTGATCCAAGCCGTCCGCGCATTCTGTGGATTGGTGTTCAGGGAGAGCTTGACGTGCTCAATAACTTGCAACACAAGGTCGAAGAGGAAATGGCCAAGCTGGGTTATCCTGCTGACAACAGGCCCTACCGCCCCCATGTGACCCTGGCCCGAACATACAGGGGAAAGCAAACATTTGATATTCGCTCCCTTAACCAGGGTGTTCAGCTGAACAGCGATAAAATCACTTGGCAGGTTAAAGAGGTGGTACTATATGAAAGCCGCGCGGATCTTCTACCGATGTATAAGCCACAGTTAATAGTTCAGTTGGGGCATAAGTTTGGGAACTATTACAGTCAATAATATTTTGCTATTTTGTCAAAAGATATTCACAAATACAATGGCCCATGTTATAATTTAGATAAAACTTTTGAATACGTATACAAAAAATTAACCAAGCACTTCGACTGACGCTAGAAAGAGGACAGATCATGGTCTCATCTAAATTGGTAGCAAAACTAGCCGGGGTTTCCCAGGCTACGGTCTCCCGGGTCATTAATGGCTCGCCCCATGTGCGCAAGGAGACCCGCGAAAAAGTGGAGCGGGCCATGAAGGAACTGGGTTACCGTCCCAATATGATCGCCCGCAGTTTGGTCTTGAATCGAACAAAAACACTGGCCTTGATATCCGGGGGATTGGAAAATCCTTTCTATTCTGAGGTGGCGACTGCTATCATTAACACGGCGACCGTTAAAGGCTACAACACACTGGTCTATTTTGAACAATCCCATGGCATGGATGAGATTATTGATGAGGTATTAAGCCATCATGTCGAAGGAATCATTATTTCTTCTATCAATCTACAACACCCCATTTATGATACGTTGGAACAATCCGGAATCCCGTTTATTATGATTAACCGCAAGCACCAAAAAGAGGGCCATTACGTGGTGTTGGACAACCATACTGCCGGACGTTTGGCTATGGAACATCTGGTTCAGCTTGGGCACCAACGGATTGGGATGGTGCTGGGACCTGCTAATATTTCTACTTTTCTTGAACGCAAAGAAGGGGCACTACAAGTTTTAGAGGAAAACGGCATCAAGTTTAATCCTGCATATTTACAAGAAGTGAATTTAACCGCACAGGACATCAAATCTGCTGTAACTGAACTAGTGTATCTTGCCAATCCGCCCACTGCGCTTTTGTGCGGCACAGATCACATAGCGCTTATAGCCATGGATATACTGTTAAGTATGAATCTACGTATTCCCGACGATATCAGTGTCATCGGTTTTGATGATATTGCCTTGGCTGGCCATCAAGCCATACAATTGACTAGTGTGGCGCATAACATTGAACAGATGGGGGAATTGGGGGTTAATCTGTTAGTTAATTTAATTGAGGAAGAAAATAATACTTCAGCTTATAAACAGATTCAGCTTAAACCTCACTTGGTGATTCGTAATACCACCGCAAAACTGAATCACTAGATACACTCTATTTATGCCTGTATCTCTTTTTATAGCTTATTATGAATCCGCATACATTTTGTTTAGGGGGTGATCCTGCAAGAATAATATTTAGATTCTATAATTATGGAAATTTATAGAAGTTTTAATATTTAAAAATGTATACGTATACAATCTTGGGAGTTTTCATCAAAAATAAAGAAAAAACAATTAGGGGGAAGATTAGTTATGATTAAGCGCAGCAAATGGTTTGTCATTGCTAGTGCACTGTTTATGTTGGTACTGGCAGGTTGCGGTAATCAAACGGCTGATGATGGCGGTCAAGCCGCGGAGGAGGCCGGAACAGAGCAGGCAGTTGAACTCGTTTTATCCCATACAGCTTTACCTGGCACTCCCATCTATCTCACTTATGAAAAATTTAAAGAAGAGCTGGAAGAGCGTACCGAAGGAAGTGTCACAGTCAAAATTCACCATAGTGCCACTTTAGCTGGTGATACCCAAGGGATAGAGATGTTACAAAACGGCACTTTAGATATTGCCTCTGCGGCAACGAACAATATGGCCCCGTTTACAGATTTGTTCCTGGTGTTTGATCTGCCGTATATATTTGAGGATGTGTATGCTACTCACAAGGTGCTAAACGGAGATGTTGGGCAAGAGTTTAAGGAAAAGGCAGAAGAGGAGTTAGATTTGAAGCTGCTCTTTTTCCTTGATCCTGGTACTCAGCGAGATGTCATGAACTCAAAGAGGGAAGTGCGTGTGCCTGAAGATTTAAGAGGACTGCGCTTCCGTACAGCTGAAAGCCCAATAGAAATGGCCTATGTGGAAGCATTGGGTGCTGTAGCTACACCGATTACTTGGGTTGAGGTATATTCTGCCCTTGAACAAGGTGTAGTCGACGGTTTGGCGCAACAA contains:
- a CDS encoding glutathione ABC transporter substrate-binding protein is translated as MKFNRKWLWLAVLVLTVGTVLAACGGGEEPAPEDTEGQGEGQAAETPAAGGDLKIAVMSDAVSLDPHGSNDNPSSNVTSQIYETLFVRDKNGEIQPWLAESYEQVDDVTWHFKLREGITFSDGTPFNAEAVKVNLERILDPELGSPRAFIFDGWLEEVNVLDEYTVEIKTAYPFSPILAHFTHSAGQMISPAAIEAEQNGETTIATNPVGTGPFVLERWESGQEIVLKRNENYWGEPPKVDTVTFTVVPEDSTRLAMLETGEVHIVEPVQPNDVARVESSSNMELYRTDSVSLTYISFNTQKEPFNDVRVRQAISMAINKEEIIEGVVNGIGIPAAGPLAPTVFGYHEGLEQLEYNPEKAKELLAEAGYPDGFKTTIWTNDNQIRVDIAEVVQAQLKEVGIEVDIEVLEWGAYLEKTANGEHDMFILGWVTVTADADYGTYALFHSNNHGDPGNRSFYTNEEVDAMLDQARQETDEATRLELYKQIQEYLVDEAPMIYLYHPEYLIGLSPKVNGFWYSPDGIMHLREVSIEE
- the nikC gene encoding nickel transporter permease, translated to MTQPDASQTNSTAAPGPTSPPKVGQTPFKNWKLFYKKLSKNKAAMAGGILIVILVIIALFPSLFATHDPLAQNLQNKLAKPSSEHWLGTDHLGRDIYSRIIYGTQITLYVGFVSVLIGAFFGVLLGIISGYYGGWIDALIMRIMDVLLAFPGILLALAIVSALGPDMINVIIAVAIFAVPTFARIVRGSTLAVRKMEYIEAIRALGARDGKIIFQHILPNVMSPIIVQGTLYIASAILIASGLSFLGLGAQPPTPEWGAMLAGGRNYIWDAPHVSLYPGIAIVVSVLAFNLLGDGLRDALDPRMKN
- the nikB gene encoding nickel ABC transporter permease — encoded protein: MLVYIVRRILQTIPVLMGVVLVVLLLMHLIPGDPAQIIAGESASPERVEQMRERLGLNDPLHIQYLKYLGNAVRGDLGESIRSGRPVTEEIFNSRFRTTVELAVIGTLLSIFIGLIAGIISAVKRYSVWDVSVMLIALFGLSMPNFWLGIMLILWFSVNLGWFPVAGWGTWQHMVLPAITLGTAGAAIIARMTRSSMLEVINQDYIRTARAKGVKEAVVIYKHALRNALIPVVTVVGLQFGSLLGGAVLTEVVFAINGMGRLIVDAIYARDFPVVQGTVLVASVLFVLVNLLVDISYRLLNKRVELN
- a CDS encoding ABC transporter ATP-binding protein produces the protein MGVKSGTPILEVKNLKTSFFTEEGEVKAVDGVSFSIEKGKTLGIVGESGCGKSITSLSIMRLLPQPAGKIVGGEIWFKGENLLEKSDKEFRHIRGKHISMIFQEPMTSLNPVFTVGDQIAETIRIHEKKSKKEAWEKAVEMLKLVGIPSPEKRARQYPFELSGGMRQRVMIAIALACSPELLIADEPTTALDVTIQAQILELIKKLQEELGTTIIMITHDLGVVAEMCDKVAVMYAGKVVEYADVYTLFENPKHPYTMGLLESLPRHDEDQEELAVIKGSVPSPFNMPKGCRFAPRCPHAKPMCFDHLPELQTMEDGNQVRCWIYTDKWDEQKEVATK
- a CDS encoding ABC transporter ATP-binding protein, whose translation is MSKAPLLQVENLKQYFPIKGGIFGRTINYVKAVDDISFHVNEGETVSVVGESGCGKSTTGRAILRLEEPTAGRVIFQGQDLLKLSKTEMRKKRKDLQIIFQDPFASLNPRQTVRQILEEALAIQNVVPRNQRRQRVIELLEMVGLNADQADRYPHEFSGGQRQRIGIARALSVEPKLVICDEAVSALDVSVQAQVLNLLKKLQREFNLTYLFISHDMGVVRHISDRIIVMYLGKIVEMGDKQSLFENPQHPYTRALLSAIPVADPRRKKERIILKGDVPSPIDPPQGCRFHTRCPFVMDRCKTEAPPMHKLGPQHEAACHLLEEGPVDYSQLLKEIKIS